From the genome of Prochlorococcus marinus XMU1419, one region includes:
- the rlmN gene encoding 23S rRNA (adenine(2503)-C(2))-methyltransferase RlmN produces MKNLLGSSIRDLENVALNYGQAAFRGRQIYKWIYNFRNKKKNIDEIDVLPLDFRQKLKDDGFKIGELSFQEKCLANDGTLKLLLSTGDKESIECVGIPTEKRLTACLSSQVGCPMDCKFCATGKEGLKRSLKASEILDQILFIENEMNRKVTNIVFMGMGEPLLNIDDLLLSIRSINEDFQISQRKITVSTVAVPKMIRRLSEKSFQILGKCQFTLAISLHASNQKTREMIIPSAKNYEIKNIIEDSKQFVKDTGRRVSFEYLMLSGVNDKLQHANELSNLLKGFQCHVNLIQYNQIDEVEFKRASLKNLQLFQSRLSNNGIKVSLRKSRGLDKNAACGQLRQNARNK; encoded by the coding sequence TTGAAAAATCTTCTTGGAAGTAGTATTAGGGATTTAGAAAATGTTGCTTTAAATTATGGTCAAGCTGCATTTAGAGGCCGTCAAATTTATAAATGGATATATAACTTTAGAAATAAAAAGAAAAATATTGATGAAATAGATGTATTACCACTAGATTTTAGACAAAAATTAAAAGATGATGGTTTTAAGATAGGTGAACTAAGTTTTCAAGAAAAATGTTTAGCTAACGATGGTACTCTCAAGTTATTACTTTCGACAGGCGATAAAGAAAGTATTGAGTGTGTCGGTATACCAACTGAAAAAAGGCTTACTGCGTGTCTTTCAAGTCAAGTTGGGTGCCCTATGGACTGCAAATTTTGCGCAACTGGTAAGGAGGGTTTGAAGAGATCTTTAAAAGCAAGTGAAATATTAGATCAAATTTTATTTATTGAAAATGAAATGAATAGAAAAGTAACTAATATTGTTTTCATGGGAATGGGTGAGCCATTGCTGAATATTGATGACTTACTTCTCTCCATTAGATCTATAAATGAGGATTTTCAGATTAGTCAGAGAAAGATAACTGTAAGCACAGTTGCTGTTCCAAAAATGATAAGAAGATTATCAGAAAAGTCTTTTCAAATATTAGGTAAATGTCAATTTACACTAGCAATAAGCTTACATGCTTCAAACCAAAAAACACGAGAAATGATAATACCAAGTGCAAAAAACTACGAGATCAAAAATATAATTGAAGACTCTAAGCAATTTGTAAAAGATACTGGTCGTAGGGTTAGTTTTGAATATTTAATGCTAAGTGGGGTTAATGACAAATTACAACATGCCAATGAATTGAGTAATTTGCTAAAAGGTTTCCAATGTCATGTAAATTTAATACAGTACAACCAAATCGATGAGGTTGAATTTAAAAGAGCATCATTAAAAAATCTTCAATTATTTCAATCCAGACTTTCTAATAATGGTATCAAGGTTAGCTTGCGAAAAAGTAGAGGTCTAGATAAAAATGCTGCATGTGGTCAGTTAAGACAAAATGCAAGAAATAAATAA
- a CDS encoding high light inducible protein, which produces MIKPEIVPKRKLPRYGFHFYNERLNGRMAMIGFVALILTEFFLKHGLLLW; this is translated from the coding sequence ATGATTAAACCAGAGATTGTCCCCAAAAGAAAATTACCTCGTTATGGATTTCATTTTTATAATGAGAGACTTAATGGAAGAATGGCTATGATTGGATTTGTTGCACTTATTCTTACCGAATTCTTTTTAAAACATGGTTTGCTGTTATGGTAA